The DNA window CAGCTCTTCTCACTTAAGGAAAGAAAAGCCTGAGAGACTTCACATGTTAAAAGATAGCTCTATTAAATGACTGACTCCTTTCCACATTTTCAAAGTCTCAATCTAAAATGGAACtactttataaaattagaaaaagggAATTTTAAAACTCCAGTTTCACATTTCCCAACATAAAATGAACTGAAAGTACCCTTTCAGTGTTTCTAGAAATAACTCAGCTGttcattactttaaaaaaacaaaacaaaaacaaaaaaaaccttcctAGGCACTAACCCACCAAGAAGTGcaactttggggctggggatttagctcagtggtagagcgcttacctatgaagcgcaaggccctgggttcagtccccagctccgaagaaaaaaaaaaaaaagaaccaaaaaaaaaaaaaaaaaaaaaaagaagtgcaacTTTTTACTGTctccagacagggtctcaggtagccaaggctggcctttcTTTTGCTATGTAACCAAGATTAAACTGCTGGTACTCTTGACTGCACTCCCCacgtgctaggattacaagcctGCGTCACCACACCTAGTTTATGTAGGTAGTGCTGGGGACCTAATCTGGGACttacactaggcaagcactttactgagctACATTCCAGCCAACAATTGTTTCTATGATTTTACTGAGACGGAACCTTGCTATTTGCACCCTGGGTCTGGCCTTTTTAAAGTCTTTCTGCCTTTAACTCCCcagtggtgggattacaagcaagCACTACTATGCCTGGCTTTATGTAACAGGGACAAATAGCCAACTTCTATGAAACCAAATGTCTCAATATTGTATACTTAGGTGTTATAGACTCTCTTAAAACAGGGCCAagtatggtggcatatgcctttgatCACAGCACTTGAGATGCAAAgccaggtggatctgagttccaggctagccgtAACTATAAATTCtgcttataaagaaaaaagaaaattagaagtcTAGAGTGTTTTCAAATGTTAGAATCCTCAGTTTAGCATTAATACACTGATAATTTTTCGAAAAGAGAAAGACCAAAAGAACTGACATGAAACTGTTAGTTCATTAGACTGAGCAGAAAACATAGTGGGGACTGAATTAATCCCTCAGCAGAGCTGTTGTCCCTAAGGGAACTACTCTTATCTCTATTTCCTGTAGATCTACCACCCATCCTGGTTTACAAAGAATATCCTCAACTTCCTGAGCTCAACAGCCAACTGAGAAGCAAGCAGGTTTTAAGTCTCAAGGTTCCAACCAGTAATCCTAAAATACGAAGCATCATTGTATGTGACAAGTTGCCCAAAAGTCCACAAGCCACTAAAATATTTTCCAACTAAAAGTATTCATTTAGCATCAATAAGTGGAAAGCCTATGGTATTATGAACACCCAAATGTTTCATAGAACCCAATGTATTTGACAAAGgtaaatgtatgtttatatacCATCAGTCCAATTCTTTCTCTACtaaaaacttaaaacatttaGAGGAATGTAGGGAGTTGGGAGATGGCATAAATAGCACATATTAAAAGAATCCTGTGTTCACTGATATCCTAGTGCACTCTGCATGGATGTTAGTGTATGccaggcacatgtgtggaggtgaggACATTGCTGTGGAGTCTGTTCTCACCTTCCACCTTGATGTGctttctggggactgaactcagttgTCAGACTTGTCCTGAGATGGCTTTCTTGCCTTTCCATCTTTGCTAGCTTACAATACTGGTACAAGAATGAACTTATGTTCAGATTTGAGAATTAAAATCAAAAAGTTTGAACCAAGGTTTTAAGACAGATAAGAGATACCCATGTCCAGGGGGTTATAAGCTTCCACCTAAAATGCCAAGGAATAGGAAACCTAAGTATTCATCTATTAAATGTCAGAACCCTTAGATATATGGTCAAAATGGGTTTATAGTAATCCTTAAAAGATTCATACAAATAGCTCTCGGCTAAAATGAACTCTCAAACGGGTGGTGGGGGAGCATATctttttaatcccagccctaggcagatggaggcaggcagatctgagttctcaacaagcctggtctacagagttccaggacagccaggactgttagtGTCCATTTCAAATACAAACCCTTAAAAGTCACAAATGGGAGCCTGATGTGATGGTGCATGCCAGATTTCCCAGCACACAAGACTGAGGTAGGATTGCCAAGTTCCAGACCAGGCTTGCCTCGGTTGCCCCTCAAAAAAAGCCtaaaactggggctggggatttagctcagtggtagagcgcttacctaggaagcgcaaggccctgggttcgatccccagctccgaagaaaaaaaaaaaaaaaaaagcctaaaacTAAGATTTCAGTGTTTCCTAACAGTAACATTTTGTTTATACACAGAGCCATCTACATTGGTCAGATACATCTTTCTCTCTGGAAGACTTATTCCAGCTCCTTTCATCACAGCCTGAACATTCTCTAGAGGTAAAAGGAACCTTGACTGGTTATTTCCCACCTCATCCtacctcacccccccccccaaaaaaaaacccttgaatTGACCTCCAATTGATTCTCCAAAGTGTTTCTATGAAAATTAAGCCTTTGTATTTTTATAATGTACTTGGCAAATTGCTGTCTTTCAAAGTGGAGAGTCCTtaatttgacaaatggaacttcctTTGAAATAAGTGTTTTTGTCCTTCAGGGCATCTCAGTAGAAGACATTCCCCCTTTTCTGAGCAGTGTCTGTGAAAGTGTGAATCCCTCAGTACACAACATAAATCTGAACCAAGCTATAAGCCATGATGTCAATCTTCATGAAGCCATGCTGTTGTGCTCCAACACATCTATAAGAGATCCATCAGCAAGACCTTCACAGGCACAAGAACCATTTCTGCAGTTAAATTCTCCTACCAGTCCCCAGCAAGCCATTCCTGCAATGTCTCTTCCACTTGCTAACAATCAAATGAGGAACCTAACAAGCCAAGACCTCCTGTATGACCTTGATTCAAATATATTTGATGGATTAAACCTAATGTCATTGGCCACAGGTTTCAGTCCACTGGAAGTTTCCCAACTTTTTGAAGAACCAGATTCTGGTGTCTCATTAAACTCAAGTTACAACAGCACCTCTCTCACCAACTCTAACTGTACTTTTGATGGGACCAACTTAGGTGCTGTAGGAGGCTGCTACCCAGAACCCCGTAAACATTGTCATGTGGACCATAGGACTATATCTGGCTTTCATGGGGCTCTTGAATGTCACCAAGTATTTCATGACCATACTTACCATTTACAATCAGGTGTACCAGAGGCCACATCTGAAACTTTCACATGGACTGGAAAGTCACAGAAAATCAGTGGGTGTCTTGATGACCCGGACAGAAACTTGAGCCGTGATGAAGAGCGCGCTAAAGCTATGCACATTCCCTTTTCTGTAGATGAAATTGTCCACATGCCTGTTGACTCTTTCAACAGCATGTTAAGCAGATACTACCTGACAGACTCACAGGTTTCTCTCATCCGTGATATCAGGCgaaggggaaaaaataaagttgctGCTCAGAACTGCCGTAAACGTAAACTAGACATCATTTTAAATCTAGAAGATGATATATGTAACTTGCAAGCAAAGAAAGAAGCCCTTAAAAGTGAGCAAACTCAATGGAACAAAGCTATCAACACAATGAGACAGAAGCTATATGACCTTTACCACAATGTTCTTAATAGGTTAAGAGATGACCAAGGTAGACCAGTCAACCCAAGCCACTATGCACTTCAGTACAGCCATGATGGAACTATTTTGATTGTACCCAAAGAACTGGTCTCATCAGGACACAAAAAGGAAGTCCCAAaggtaaagagagaaagaaactgaataTAGCTTTAGTGACCAGGGTCACAAACTGTATTAAGATTTTTAAAGTACTGCTACTTGAATCATTCAATTCTGATGTTTAGAAGTCAAGGTTTTGCTCCTGTCAAGTTGGGAGAACCCACACATTTTCATGTACCATTCCTACATGATTCATAAAAACCTATGTGAAGTAATCTCCAAGAACTACAGCCACCTCTTAATAAGGTGgtcacctgaaaaaaaaaaaaaaagacgcttGTGGCTTAAAATTGTaactttttcttaatatttaacttgtgtgaaaatgttttattagcaGTTTTATTCCAACAAGCCAAAGTATATTTGCCttattctcatatatatataaaataaaatccactCATTAACAAAGGTTAATATCAAGCACAGGAGATACCTGAAGGGCTAATCATTGTCAAGCTTTAAATCAAAGTACCCACACTTTCAGCCCTACATAGTGATGACCTACCACTTTATAAATTAAAGGAACTGTACATGAACCACAATCTTTAATAAAATGGGCTGCTATAACAAGTTGCGTTGTATTGACCTTTCATAAATTTTAGGTGATGTTAAAATTGCACCACTAACAACCAAATAACCTGGAATCCCATAGTCACCCACTGCAGTCAGTTGGTTTTTCCTAAATGTCAAAATATTCAGTACGAACATTGAAATCAATGTATGTGAAAAAAGTCCATTAGTTTTATGGTGAATGTTATTTACAAGCATATTCAATATGGGATATTAGAGCCAATGCTCCATACACTCACTTCAGGTATAGAAATCTTAAAAAGACTCTCATGTGTATTTTTCAGACACTGGATTCCATTATAGAGCCACACCATGTGttatgggatttgaactcaggacctgaagggcagtcagtgctcttaacccttgagccaaCTCTACAGCCCCTATAAATAATCTTTAACCCAAAGTTATAGAATCCTTCTAAGCAAACAAAAGCAAGGTAAATTAACAGAAATACTATACACATGGGGATGAAGAATAGGACGGGTTGTTGACAGGCTGTTCTTAAAGGACCCAGCTTGATTCTCAGCATTGTACATGCACAGCCACTTGGTGGTTAACTTCCATTTTGAGATTAATAAACTAAAGCGCTAGTAAAGTCCAGTTGTCTACACCCAAGACCATTTGAACATCCACTCTTCCTTAAAGGTTCACCTTTGACTCAACACTTGGCCCCCTAGTACAAGGATGGCCATTGGATATTCATCATCCCTAAAGTTCCACACTATCTGCTTTGGTGTGTCCTCAATTTTGAGCACAGCTACAAAGCAATTTAGGTTTTTGATATGTCCCTTGGTAAGATCTACCTATTAGTACTCTAGGTCAATTCACTTATCACATTGCTTTTGATTTTGTGAGCTCAACAGATCCTAGAAGGCAGATTACTGAGTGACACTCAAGTTTTTAGACACATTAACTGTTTCACATGATCCAAGCCTAGTTCCCAGAGGGCAGTTAAGTCAACCCAGCTCCAGGGTATGCAAAAGCTGTGTGCAATTTACTCAGATTATAAAGGCTAAAACCTGAATGTTAACTCCACTgatccattttattttctttaaaggctCACAAAGTACCATACCTTACTGTTGCTGCACTTCCTTTTATGACATTGCAATTGGTGTGATGTACACTATTTTGAAGTCCAAAATTTAAGGACTTAATGGCATCAGAGATGGAGGGAGGTGTTGTGTGAACAAGAGACTCAACCTGCAGGCTTATTTAAAGCATACCCTTTTAACTCCCAGGGATCTCAACTTCCCAAaggctgggattaagggcatgcaccACACTACCTATTCTTGAATTTGCTAGCCAAAAGCCAGGTTATTTGTAAAGATGGATATACTGTTTTCAATATGTTTAGAGCTCACATTTATTAGTCATTGACTTACCTGTATACATTGCCTCATTTTCTCAAGTAAATGAGGTTAACTGCTTACTGATTTGTTTTAAATCAATTCCCCATTTTACTTAAACCACACCACTGCTATTCATTCACAAATGAAATAGAACTTATGCTTTGCTGTTCTGCAAATGCTTAACAGGAAAGTACCTGGTTAAAATCCAGTTTCAAATGCCACCATTAATGTTCAACCTGAAAGTTGTAGTTGTACACAATTCATAGGAAGGTGTTTTGTTAGATAGCAAACAATGCccattaatttcttcttttgtctATTAATATAGAATGAAAACTATAAATGTGTAGTTCTATGCAAAACTAATCTAATATTTAAAGTAGTGACGATCTTGTAGACAACTGATGTCGATACAACAAGATTCACACTTATGTGTAAGCACTACACCATACTTTGGTtacaaaagtatttattttataaaacttgTATTTAAAATAGAGCTTATCTGTCTACTCACAAATCCTAATTTAAAACATAACACATTATCCTTAGCTAATCTGATGTTAACCTTTACAATCAACActcatttttgtaattttattaagAACCTGTACTAAATGAAGTTTTTAATCAGAAAACATTCCCTTTTATCTTAAAAGTGCTTCTTAAATGAAGGCACCAACAAGAACTACTTTCAGATGGTACAGAATTTCTTATTTCTTGAAGACTCTGTGGTTGACCACTTCTTCATTAGTTACCTGCAGCAAGACACCTTCctgccaaaggaaaaaaaaagtatctgaaGAAGTTTATCATGTTTGTCCAAAGAACCTAAGTAACTTCAGTGGTGGTTTTAGGATTAAAGCAGACTCACTGATGTGTATACGCCCTGAATATCACATTTCTGGAAAGGCAGTAAAGCCTAGAAATCAGAGGGCGGGCGGTTTTAGGAAATTTCAATAGCCAACCTACAACATTTTAGGGCAGGATAATGGGCAAAAATTACTACCACATTTTAACCCAATTATTTAGTACAGGGTACATAAagggttttgttgctgctgttgcacAGAAATTTCTACTGTCCTTAACCTATCAGACTCATCCCTGACAAGCATGTAAAGTTGGAACCATAAAGTAATAAACACAATGCCTTTAAATGCCTAGTTGACTCAAACTGCTTGAACCAGGATAGGTGAATGAATACACAAGGGTGGAATGATAGGTAAATCTCATTTATTGAACTTGCAGCCTAACTTTTACCTACCATTTTACTACCAACACCACTGAAGGAAGCAAGAAAAGCTTTATTAATGATCACTTGGCTTGCCTCAGCTGTTGAAATGAAGCACTTTACAGTCTTTGTGGCAGCAGAATATACTTGTCCATGGTTCATATCAATGCTAAAATTCCAGCAGGGAAAAAAATGATATGTTAAGCACCTGAATCTTCatggagagggagggggtgagaaagaaggaaaaaaagggaaaacaacCAAAATAATTTAAGTAAATGACAGATTGGAAAACAGGGTTTATAAAATTATCTTCTTGAGTTTATTGTTAAACTCAATTTATAAGCTATGTTAAACTACATAAGAACTATACTGAAAAGACCATTGAAGAGTTTATTAGTTTATCTTTTAAGGGaggaaaattaagaaagaaaaagtaaataagttCTTACCTAAAGAAGTTTAACTGAAGCTTAGAACTACTTTGCTCTACACCCTCAGCTCTCGTTGGCATTCTTATCAACTACTGTAGTTAAAGCTTTGTAGATACAGCACAGTTTTTTAAGACTGGCTGAGCTTAGTCGTCAAGAGTTCTCTTGTACTAGACCTGTGTCCCTGAAGAGTACCTCGCTGgggttatttcctttccttgcaTTGAAGAAGCAGCATCTAAAAGATCTAAAAAGGTGTTTCTCCTTGCAGAGATATCCCTTAAGTTAACTAGGTAatttattcctgatgaatttcAGACAACACACTTAAATCTGACCAGCATTTTTATCTTACACAAATACAACAACAGCTTTGCAATGGACCTTAATTATACTACCCACTCCttaacttatttaaaataaaaagtctatAATTACACAATTTcctttagaattattttattaaatcataAATGTACAACAGCTTCTTAACTCTACACACGCActtaaatttttaaaggaaaaacgtTATGTCTTATTACACCATGATCCTGGCTAATAGCTTTTCAAAACTTtttgagaaaaatcttaaaaaaggttTCACATGTCACCTGAAACTTACAAATTTAACATTATCAAAGAAGGAATGCTTCTACACTCTTACAAAGACCACTAGAAAGAAACAACAATTAAAAAGctaagaaactgtctcaaaggcatttttttttacaatccttCCTCCACAGTAAGGTATTAAATAATCCAATCCATTCACAAAAtggctctctgcatctgctcTGGTGTCTTCTGCCATATCACTGCATATTTATGCATGACTGAGATAAGAGTTTCCTTAACATTGTTATTTCGATAACCTGAAGCTGTTCTGTTACCTCTGGGCTCTCATCCTCTCCTATTTATACAGTGAAGCCTGTTTCAACAGAagtaaagagtaaaaaaaaaataggttatGAAATTATCCATCTAACCAGATTTTAAGGAAAGATAACATGATCCTAAAATTGCTTTTTTACTCCTGCAGCTAGTTCTCCCaagataataataattgtaaaactCAAAAAACTACTTACCCATGGTAAGTAGGAAGAAGCTCAATATCGGCTCCTTCCACCATAGCCCCcacttcctccacttcctccaggACCATAGTTCCCTATAATGATTCAAACAAAAATGCAGGCTTAGAACACATAAATCTGAGGGTCTGTATACATGTTTTTCTTATCCTGGAAACCAAGTTCTCCTTCTGTCTTGTGACTGTACATAATATACCTGGCTGCCCCACAATGTAAAGTGATCCTACTCCTTTTGATCCCTCGGATTATAGGCATATAAAAAAATGTGATACCATCTTTCTAAGTCTATTATCTTCAAACACAAGCAGCTTAATAAGATGGATCCAGTCTTCAAATCATAaagaattgttttttaaaaaagctccTTTAAGAAGCTAAACGCAGAGTGTTATATTGGAGACATGGTTTCACATGAAGGACAAGACTTTGAAAACATGACctttctgcctccatttccccaTCGTAAGGATTATTGGCAGTAATAATTGTTACTTAAATTCAAGAGATAATCACCTAATTCTGCGTGGTACATAGAGTCCCTGGTTCTAAGCAATGTATGCCCCAACTCAtactcccaaaaaaaaaaaaaaaccaaaaacattacCTAACATTTACATAAGTTTACCTACCCTCCCATCTCAAAGTCAGATTCTCTTCCCATTCTGAGATGAACTCTTTAGACTTCCATTCCACCCCAGTCAACCATCCAGAAGGATTGCCTATCATTTACTAAATTACCTCCACCATATGGTCCTCCCATGTTCCTGCTACCACCAAAGTTTCCACTCTTCATTGGACCGTAGTTAGAAGGTTGCTGGTTATAATTTCCAAAATCATTGTAATTTCCACTTCCATAATTTCCTGTAAAAGAATTGAAATACCAGCTAACCTCTGAATACAAGCATTGAAGAAAAACTTTCTGAATACAAATTTTCTCTAAGACATAAAAGTACACAATACCTAACTACAATCCTACAATTTAAAGTATCTAATCgacaataaaataaatgtcattAATTCTAATCCAAATTCCAACATAAAGGTTGTAGATGAATTTATTACCTCCTCCATAGTTGTCATAACCACCTCCGTAGCCCCCACCCTGGTTGCCATATCCAGGTCCTCCACCACcatatcctcctcttcctcctccataaCCAGGGCTACCTCCAAAATTGCCACCTATTATAAAATAAGCCTTTAAGTAATTGCTTAAATTATTCAATTCCATTTGAATTGTCTTTATTACACTCATTTCTGGTTtttcaaaaacatattttatatagtCTATTCTAGAATAGACTCAAAGGCAAGATAAATATCTAATCTTGGGTAAACATGAAGCAACTTAGAGTAACCTTTAATCCCACAAAACTCCTTTGAATCGGTATTTCAAATTCTTATGCTTTATAGTTTTGAGGAAGAAATAAGGGCAGCATACTAGCAAAATTTATAAAGTCTTGGCAGTCATACCTGCATGTGAAGCCCGCCTGGTCTACATGAAACCCAGGACTACAAAGATAATACCCCTGTATATTAAGAACTTATTACATAAATGCATTGTCTTATAATTCCAATATTCTAGCTTTTCTACAAAGCACAGAACTCCCTATCTAGGTTCAATTAGTTTTTTATGAAATGGAAACTCAAACTTATGATTTTACACTGTAAAGTAGGTTAAAGCCAACTTTGCTTAGTTACAAAACTCATCTTTAAAAGCCAATTGACCACTACCTCTAAGCACTTTGATAGGCAAAAGTGATATATAAACCAAACACCAAATTCAATGTTATTATGCGTATTAAGATACAGAAATCATAATCAATGAACACTAACCTCCAGGTCCTCCTCCATACCCATTATAGCCATCCCCAAATCCACGTCCACTTCCATATCCATCTGTTTAAAGAAAGTAAGAATTACACTTAATTTTTCTCCCCACTAATATCTCAGAATGAGGATGGCTAGAAATCTCACTAGTTTATATTGGTTGGGGGACAGGTGGTGGAAAGTCAAAGCCTTGATTGAATTCAAAGTACTTTAATGTGTGCCTCTTGTTACCAATTATTGAATTACAGTTATCTTGTCTGGTTTTCAGGTGCTAGGGTTCATTCAACCTTTGGCTATGTGTTCACCATGTGTAACCTATATGCAACCCATTTTCCATGCATGTAAGCACctagttgatggatttctgtgatgCTTTAGGACCCTGCTACTTCTGGGTTTTTTCAAATCTTACTCATATCCCATACAGCTTTAACTTTTAAACTTATGTGTTCACTGAATAAGCATGTGTGAATACATATATGAACCAGTGTACATGGTGGTCAAAGGACATTTTCACTGTGTCAGAGTACagggtctctcctctcctctcttcctctacaCTATACACTTCATGCCGAAGGCAAATTCTATTGAGTTTATCTCACTGAAGCCCTTCTATTCATAAAGCAAGTATATCACACCCTTCAAAAGCTCTCCAAATAGAAACTTACCAGAACCCCCCCTAAAGTTGCTTCCTGGTCCTGGTCCAAAATTGCCACCGCCACCTCGAGAATCTCCAAAACCAAAGTTTCCTAGGACATTATATTCTGATTAGTAGCAATAATGCAGACAaataatcacatacacacacacacacacatatacacaaatagtTACCTCCTCTTCCACTCCTAGAACTTTGGACTTCCTGCATTTCTTGTCTAGACAATGCCTTTCTAACTTCTGCATTGTGACCATTTATGGTGTGATATTTCTGCACTggaataaaaacaataatttgtTAATGCCAACTAAGCAATTTTTAGTGAATGTACCCAGTATTTTTTTTATACAACCACACCTCACGTGCCTAGACACTTACAGACAATCTTATCCACAGGATCATGGTCATCAAAGGTAACAAAGCCAAAGCCTCTTTTTTTTCCAGACTGCCTATCAGTAATTATTTCAATAGTATCAATTTTTCCATATTCTTCAAAGTAATCTCTAAGGTGATGCTCCTCAGTATCTTCCTTAATTCCACCAACGAACAGTTTCTTCACAGTCACATGggctcctggtttcccagactccTACAATAAATACAAAGTTAAATTCTGACAGAAAAAACCTTGACTACATCTTACATGTCCATCTTAAGACAAATTCTCCAGATGTTACAATAGGTTTAAAGAGGTTTGTATTGAGAAACATGTACAAAAAATGCACAGTATAAAAAGAAATGAGATCAATGTGCTTAGGTTTTCCTTACCTCTCTTGCCACAGCACGTTTTGGCTCAACCACCCTGCCATCAATGGAATGAGGCCTTGCAGCCATGGCAGCATCAACCTCAGCCATAGATGAGAAAGTTACAAAGCCAAATCCTCTTGATCTTTTGCTTGCAGGATCCCGCATAACCTTTAAATTCAGAAGATAATTCATCGTATTAGGAACTAAAAATATCAAGTAGAATGTTTTAACACTGATTTTATTCCATATACTattcactcaaaaaaaaaaaaaaacaaaaaacaaatcaaaccagACTTTCAGAGTTAACGTACCACACAGTCTGTGAGCTTTCCCCATTGCTCGTAGTAGTTTCTCAAACTTTCTTCTGTGGTTTCAAAGCTTAAGCCACCAATAAAGAGCTTACGGAActgttccttttctctctgcaaaggaaaacaccatttcaatttttatttacattttctctttgtATGCAGGAAATTAAATTCTTAAATATGAGGTGACCTGCTGGCAGAGTACCTTTTTCCTCTCCAAAGGAACAGTTTCTAAAGttttctggggggaaaaaaaaaacttacatcaAATTTAAACCATATGTTAAACTGCATTAGTTGTGTTACACCAAAAATTGTCTGAGCTGAGCTATACAAGTTTCAAAGTCACTAACACTTGGTCTAACTTTTAATTCACATAAATTTTTcttcacaaaaaaaaattttttttcagaaaaaccATGCCCAACTCTGAAGTCATTTAAAGGGTATTAAAGAATTCTTTTGAAATTCATTAAATCCTACAACCCAAGCACagagtaaattatttttaaataaaaaaaaaaaaaaggccctcACTAATGTTTCTAAAACCACCACTTCCAAACACTTCCAAGACTGAGTTTCGGCAAAGTGGCATATTTGCTTTTCCTTATACTGCCCCCTCTGGTGTAAATTTTGACTACCTCAAGAGAAAAAATCCTGCAACTCTGAAACAAGCTCCATGAAGAACTCTGAGACTCCAGATGTATCACCTTAAATCTGTGATTTTTGTCTTGTTATCATCAAAAACCAAGATGTTAACAAACTAGGACATACTCTCCAGAACCTATTATGATtgcacaaaaaaatgaaaaagcaaaaaaaaaaaaaatcacaaaaaattcCGTATTGTTCAGCCCAAATCtattaatttctctaaaatatgCTTAAAAAGCCAATGTTTACTACATTTTTGTGTTCTaaattttaatagaaatgaacaaaattgtttttttaaatagtcaAATAACTACATTTCAATCGGTTTCCAAATGGAGTTTTGAGACAATTCTACAAAAATGTCAGTAAATACGTTTTCCTTAATCTAAATCACGAGTATTAAATACACGCAGTTTTCATATCactaacaaaaagcaaaagctcaTTACTTACCTCGTAGATTTTTCCAAACTTACCAGACGTCCACTATCGATTATAAAcaaggttatttttttaaatgtgcttgGCGTCAAAGAAAATAACCAAGTAGACCCCTTACAACTCAAACTTAAAAGCTTATC is part of the Rattus norvegicus strain BN/NHsdMcwi chromosome 4, GRCr8, whole genome shotgun sequence genome and encodes:
- the Nfe2l3 gene encoding nuclear factor erythroid 2-related factor 3 precursor → MKLPKPWWASGGLLHLRLLLSLVGLRVDLDLCLLPPVAALWEELLPFFPTRPASASNPFSASEGWGRTPLLPAKGRLLHEVRALGVPFIPRTLVDAWLVHSVATGDADGTHGLLGTAASSAVGDGGQSASAGGGDPGEAHSSPLAAEEEEEEKAAEPTAQVPDAGGRGSQETEVLSEKSEAVDHSSQQKENEEGVSAQATSRQQRKREENKMTGASAWEAEKIVEARNESHLHWSDTSFSLEDLFQLLSSQPEHSLEGISVEDIPPFLSSVCESVNPSVHNINLNQAISHDVNLHEAMLLCSNTSIRDPSARPSQAQEPFLQLNSPTSPQQAIPAMSLPLANNQMRNLTSQDLLYDLDSNIFDGLNLMSLATGFSPLEVSQLFEEPDSGVSLNSSYNSTSLTNSNCTFDGTNLGAVGGCYPEPRKHCHVDHRTISGFHGALECHQVFHDHTYHLQSGVPEATSETFTWTGKSQKISGCLDDPDRNLSRDEERAKAMHIPFSVDEIVHMPVDSFNSMLSRYYLTDSQVSLIRDIRRRGKNKVAAQNCRKRKLDIILNLEDDICNLQAKKEALKSEQTQWNKAINTMRQKLYDLYHNVLNRLRDDQGRPVNPSHYALQYSHDGTILIVPKELVSSGHKKEVPKVKRERN
- the Hnrnpa2b1 gene encoding heterogeneous nuclear ribonucleoproteins A2/B1 isoform X3, whose translation is MEKTLETVPLERKKREKEQFRKLFIGGLSFETTEESLRNYYEQWGKLTDCVVMRDPASKRSRGFGFVTFSSMAEVDAAMAARPHSIDGRVVEPKRAVAREESGKPGAHVTVKKLFVGGIKEDTEEHHLRDYFEEYGKIDTIEIITDRQSGKKRGFGFVTFDDHDPVDKIVLQKYHTINGHNAEVRKALSRQEMQEVQSSRSGRGGNFGFGDSRGGGGNFGPGPGSNFRGGSDGYGSGRGFGDGYNGYGGGPGGNYGSGNYNDFGNYNQQPSNYGPMKSGNFGGSRNMGGPYGGGNYGPGGSGGSGGYGGRSRY
- the Hnrnpa2b1 gene encoding heterogeneous nuclear ribonucleoproteins A2/B1 isoform X2, which gives rise to MEREKEQFRKLFIGGLSFETTEESLRNYYEQWGKLTDCVVMRDPASKRSRGFGFVTFSSMAEVDAAMAARPHSIDGRVVEPKRAVAREESGKPGAHVTVKKLFVGGIKEDTEEHHLRDYFEEYGKIDTIEIITDRQSGKKRGFGFVTFDDHDPVDKIVLQKYHTINGHNAEVRKALSRQEMQEVQSSRSGRGGNFGFGDSRGGGGNFGPGPGSNFRGGSDGYGSGRGFGDGYNGYGGGPGGGNFGGSPGYGGGRGGYGGGGPGYGNQGGGYGGGYDNYGGGNYGSGNYNDFGNYNQQPSNYGPMKSGNFGGSRNMGGPYGGGNYGPGGSGGSGGYGGRSRY
- the Hnrnpa2b1 gene encoding heterogeneous nuclear ribonucleoproteins A2/B1 isoform X4 — encoded protein: MEREKEQFRKLFIGGLSFETTEESLRNYYEQWGKLTDCVVMRDPASKRSRGFGFVTFSSMAEVDAAMAARPHSIDGRVVEPKRAVAREESGKPGAHVTVKKLFVGGIKEDTEEHHLRDYFEEYGKIDTIEIITDRQSGKKRGFGFVTFDDHDPVDKIVLQKYHTINGHNAEVRKALSRQEMQEVQSSRSGRGGNFGFGDSRGGGGNFGPGPGSNFRGGSDGYGSGRGFGDGYNGYGGGPGGNYGSGNYNDFGNYNQQPSNYGPMKSGNFGGSRNMGGPYGGGNYGPGGSGGSGGYGGRSRY
- the Hnrnpa2b1 gene encoding heterogeneous nuclear ribonucleoproteins A2/B1 isoform X1, whose amino-acid sequence is MEKTLETVPLERKKREKEQFRKLFIGGLSFETTEESLRNYYEQWGKLTDCVVMRDPASKRSRGFGFVTFSSMAEVDAAMAARPHSIDGRVVEPKRAVAREESGKPGAHVTVKKLFVGGIKEDTEEHHLRDYFEEYGKIDTIEIITDRQSGKKRGFGFVTFDDHDPVDKIVLQKYHTINGHNAEVRKALSRQEMQEVQSSRSGRGGNFGFGDSRGGGGNFGPGPGSNFRGGSDGYGSGRGFGDGYNGYGGGPGGGNFGGSPGYGGGRGGYGGGGPGYGNQGGGYGGGYDNYGGGNYGSGNYNDFGNYNQQPSNYGPMKSGNFGGSRNMGGPYGGGNYGPGGSGGSGGYGGRSRY